The following coding sequences are from one Abyssicoccus albus window:
- a CDS encoding metal ABC transporter permease, with protein sequence MIEVLMVLLVTALSTSLLGVFLVLKNSSMTTDAISHTILLGIVVAFFITQDLRSPLLIIGATVIGLVTVYLIEVVISTRLMKVDAAIGVVFTALFALAVILVSRYADDTHIDIDVVLMGQVLFAPLNRVDILGISLPYALVQLIITLIINLMFITIFYKELKLTSFDPVYATVAGFSTSLIYYILMSLVSVTAVTAFDAVGSILVISFFVAPAATSYLLVKRLSHMIFMSLGISAFNSIVGCLIGYYANLSISGSVATVSTMVFFFVFLTTYYDKTKKKSIF encoded by the coding sequence ATGATTGAAGTTCTTATGGTCTTGCTCGTGACCGCACTTTCAACGAGTCTGCTCGGTGTATTCCTCGTCCTTAAGAACAGCAGTATGACGACCGATGCCATCAGCCATACGATTTTGCTTGGTATCGTCGTCGCCTTCTTCATCACCCAGGATTTACGTTCACCGCTTTTGATCATAGGAGCGACCGTCATAGGTCTCGTCACTGTCTATCTAATCGAGGTAGTGATTTCGACACGCTTGATGAAGGTGGATGCGGCAATCGGTGTTGTATTTACCGCTTTATTTGCATTGGCTGTTATATTGGTGTCCAGATACGCGGATGATACTCATATAGATATTGATGTTGTCCTGATGGGACAGGTGTTGTTTGCACCGTTGAATCGGGTGGACATCTTGGGTATAAGTCTGCCTTACGCACTGGTACAACTCATCATCACATTAATCATCAATCTAATGTTCATCACTATTTTCTACAAAGAACTTAAACTGACCAGTTTCGATCCGGTATATGCAACAGTGGCGGGATTTAGCACATCACTGATCTATTACATCTTGATGTCGCTTGTCTCAGTGACAGCAGTGACAGCCTTTGATGCGGTCGGTTCCATCCTCGTTATCAGTTTCTTCGTTGCACCGGCCGCCACCAGCTATCTGTTGGTTAAGCGGCTCTCGCACATGATTTTCATGTCATTAGGCATCTCAGCATTCAACAGTATCGTGGGTTGTCTGATTGGGTACTATGCTAACCTTTCTATTTCAGGCAGCGTGGCCACAGTATCCACAATGGTGTTCTTCTTCGTATTCTTGACTACTTATTATGATAAAACGAAGAAAAAAAGCATATTTTAA
- a CDS encoding metal ABC transporter permease — MDVLTSYTFLVVAFGTVVLTVASAIIGSVSVIKGQSLIGDAIGHATFPGVVLAFMLFNVMETYVLVAGAILMGVLAFLVIQKVTDSTKITMDSALAIVLSGFFGLGMALKSYIQGNPNFSGTQGIDDFIFGQAAYMLKSDIYLIIIMSVISLMIFFAFYEQLKIFVFDSIYARTIGINTKNMNMLVLFMTIGLIAVGLKAVGAILIVNILIAPAVVGQLWSKRFGVVLAIAAAVGGASAFIGTYVSTAFTGIATGPAIILSLSVFVIISILFSPKGIARRRSRMKKLGGLT; from the coding sequence ATGGATGTCTTGACAAGTTATACATTTCTGGTCGTTGCATTTGGTACGGTTGTATTGACCGTCGCGAGTGCAATCATCGGTTCAGTGAGCGTCATAAAGGGGCAAAGCCTGATTGGTGACGCAATCGGACATGCGACTTTCCCTGGCGTCGTGCTTGCCTTCATGCTGTTCAATGTTATGGAAACATACGTATTGGTGGCGGGGGCGATACTCATGGGTGTCCTTGCTTTCTTGGTCATACAGAAGGTGACGGACAGTACAAAAATTACGATGGATAGCGCCTTGGCGATAGTGCTGTCCGGATTTTTCGGACTGGGTATGGCTCTAAAGAGTTATATCCAGGGAAACCCGAATTTCAGCGGAACCCAGGGCATTGATGATTTCATCTTTGGCCAAGCGGCTTATATGCTGAAGAGTGATATCTACTTGATCATAATAATGTCGGTCATCAGTCTTATGATATTTTTTGCTTTTTATGAACAGCTGAAGATTTTCGTGTTTGATTCCATATATGCAAGAACCATCGGTATCAACACTAAAAATATGAACATGCTAGTGCTGTTCATGACCATCGGACTGATTGCGGTAGGGTTGAAGGCAGTGGGGGCCATACTCATCGTCAACATCCTCATCGCACCGGCTGTAGTCGGGCAGCTATGGTCGAAACGCTTTGGGGTTGTGTTAGCGATTGCCGCCGCAGTCGGCGGAGCTTCAGCATTTATCGGTACTTATGTTTCGACCGCCTTTACCGGCATCGCGACAGGGCCTGCCATCATACTATCCCTCAGTGTTTTTGTTATCATTTCCATCCTATTTTCACCAAAAGGTATCGCCAGACGGCGAAGCAGGATGAAGAAGTTAGGAGGTCTCACATGA
- a CDS encoding metal ABC transporter ATP-binding protein, whose product MSRNVIEVQDLSVAYNDAPVIWKLNLSVKAGSRTAVVGPNGAGKSTLIKSIMQLVKPLSGTVSVEGNTHKSALKNVAYVPQKGEVNWDYPTTVFDVVLMGRYVHKGWIKRPSKTDRQIAHEAMEIMKMVPFKDRQISELSGGQRQRVFLARAIAHDADIYIMDEPLQGIDITTERLIIETMKKLQSEGKTFLVVHHNLDTVPEYFDNVIILNKEVIAAGLIDEVWTKAHIDDAYYEKSVEPWMS is encoded by the coding sequence ATGAGTCGAAATGTAATAGAAGTACAGGATTTGAGCGTTGCATATAATGATGCGCCGGTTATATGGAAATTGAACCTCAGTGTTAAAGCAGGCAGCCGTACGGCTGTGGTGGGTCCCAATGGGGCAGGTAAATCGACTTTGATCAAATCCATCATGCAGCTGGTCAAGCCGCTGTCTGGAACTGTTTCTGTAGAGGGAAACACGCATAAATCCGCCTTGAAAAACGTTGCTTACGTCCCACAAAAGGGAGAGGTCAACTGGGACTACCCTACAACGGTATTCGATGTTGTATTGATGGGAAGATATGTGCATAAAGGGTGGATCAAGCGACCATCCAAGACGGATCGACAGATTGCTCATGAGGCAATGGAAATAATGAAGATGGTACCTTTTAAAGACCGGCAGATATCAGAGCTCTCCGGTGGACAGCGTCAACGAGTTTTTCTTGCCCGGGCGATTGCCCATGATGCCGATATCTATATTATGGATGAACCGTTGCAAGGGATTGACATCACTACAGAACGCTTGATTATTGAAACGATGAAAAAGTTGCAGAGTGAAGGTAAGACATTTCTGGTGGTCCACCATAATTTGGATACCGTGCCCGAGTATTTCGATAACGTCATCATTTTGAATAAAGAGGTCATCGCAGCCGGGCTGATAGATGAGGTATGGACAAAAGCACATATCGATGACGCATATTATGAAAAGAGTGTGGAACCATGGATGTCTTGA
- a CDS encoding metal ABC transporter solute-binding protein, Zn/Mn family: MKKKIYLSIGVALMALIFAACSSNTEAGKDKNKPELVVTTTFLNDMVAVLEEGVEAFNTELIIPAGEDPHVYEPKASDLRALNEADVILYHGLNFEGRMTDVLNEGVSVTENFDTGTLEEMGYEEEIVVDPHFWFNLDLYKQAFERVKDTLIENNPEGEEQYEKNYEAYIAELNELDQYIENRIQEIPAESRILVTPHDAFGYLSTAYDMEVHAPQGISTDSEVSNNQIQKTADIIVDNNVKAIFVETTTNPDRMRRIQEVVASQGGEVELVGEGNELLSDSLAKEGENGDTFLSMYRHNIDIIVEHLK; encoded by the coding sequence ATGAAAAAGAAAATATATTTATCGATTGGAGTAGCTTTAATGGCTTTAATATTTGCTGCCTGTAGTTCCAATACAGAAGCAGGAAAGGATAAGAATAAGCCAGAACTCGTTGTGACAACCACATTCCTGAACGACATGGTGGCTGTACTGGAAGAAGGTGTGGAAGCATTTAATACTGAACTAATCATCCCGGCCGGGGAGGACCCGCATGTGTATGAACCAAAAGCCAGTGATTTGCGCGCGTTGAACGAGGCAGATGTGATCCTCTATCACGGATTGAATTTTGAAGGTCGCATGACAGATGTACTGAACGAAGGTGTCTCCGTAACTGAGAACTTTGATACAGGCACGCTTGAAGAGATGGGGTACGAAGAGGAGATAGTCGTCGACCCGCATTTCTGGTTTAACCTAGATTTGTATAAACAGGCATTTGAGCGTGTCAAAGATACTCTGATAGAAAATAATCCTGAAGGGGAAGAACAATATGAAAAGAACTACGAAGCATATATCGCGGAATTGAACGAACTGGATCAATATATAGAAAATCGCATACAGGAAATCCCGGCAGAATCACGTATCCTAGTGACCCCGCATGATGCGTTCGGCTATCTCTCCACCGCTTATGACATGGAAGTCCATGCACCACAAGGTATCTCGACAGACAGCGAAGTGTCCAACAATCAGATACAGAAAACGGCAGATATAATTGTCGATAATAATGTAAAAGCGATATTCGTTGAAACCACAACCAATCCGGACCGAATGAGACGTATTCAGGAAGTGGTGGCGTCTCAAGGAGGTGAAGTGGAACTCGTCGGTGAAGGGAACGAGCTGTTATCAGACTCCCTTGCAAAAGAAGGTGAAAATGGGGATACTTTCCTCAGTATGTATCGACATAATATTGACATCATCGTAGAACATCTCAAATAG
- a CDS encoding KinB-signaling pathway activation protein, with product MSSKYLVEFYFKTLLIGIIVTLVVCLLFEYETFTKYLISFELGEFFVSFIWYIAYGALIATVSQLVFFAYLFINPLGLSIFKSFWKVIQIFIIIVAIVDMVYLRLLRFDMDTTQIATFIWVPILIIITAIIVSYFKNKQSETNVIVPALFFMIVMTIVALIPFLKVDDTRWLMRSIFAILACNAFQLLVLPSYIKKSEQRLKARSQTKKEFRKKSNPDNKNSDKT from the coding sequence ATGAGTTCGAAATATTTAGTTGAATTTTACTTTAAAACTTTACTTATAGGCATTATCGTCACTTTAGTTGTATGTTTATTATTTGAATATGAAACATTTACAAAATACCTCATTTCTTTTGAACTCGGAGAGTTTTTCGTATCATTCATTTGGTACATAGCGTATGGAGCTCTTATCGCGACAGTTAGCCAATTAGTATTTTTTGCATACTTATTTATCAACCCGCTTGGGTTAAGCATTTTTAAAAGCTTTTGGAAAGTCATTCAGATATTTATCATTATTGTTGCGATAGTAGATATGGTTTATTTAAGATTGTTAAGGTTTGATATGGATACGACTCAAATTGCAACATTTATTTGGGTGCCGATACTAATTATCATCACAGCGATAATCGTTTCTTATTTCAAAAATAAGCAGTCTGAGACGAATGTCATTGTACCAGCTTTATTCTTTATGATAGTAATGACAATTGTCGCGTTGATTCCATTTTTAAAAGTTGATGATACGAGATGGTTGATGAGGTCAATTTTTGCAATATTGGCTTGTAATGCATTTCAGTTATTAGTTCTACCATCATATATTAAAAAATCAGAACAGCGCTTGAAAGCAAGATCTCAAACAAAAAAAGAGTTTCGGAAAAAAAGCAATCCCGATAATAAAAATAGCGATAAAACTTGA
- a CDS encoding Mrp/NBP35 family ATP-binding protein produces MLTVEEIKEIVNEIEDPILQQPLKETDGIKEVKVNEERQSASVKVAISKLGGQEQLDLQMAIVKALKEQGVKTVGLRFEELDPETIEKFRGNGSVSEFENLITNNGEQDVKFIAVASGKGGVGKSTVTVNLAVQLARLGYKVGVIDADIYGFSVPDMMGISERPDIDGEKIIPVERHGVKVISMSFFVEENTPVIWRGPMLGNMINNFFVEVEWGELDYLLLDLPPGTGDVALDIHQMLPTSEEIIVTTPHPTAAFVAARAGAMAMHTDHNILGVIENMSYFQSSESHQKEYIFGKGGGSKLATELKTDLIGQIPLGQPTWKEEDFSPSIYQDSDEIGQIYKAIARQVIDKTQAGE; encoded by the coding sequence ATGTTAACCGTTGAAGAAATTAAAGAGATTGTAAACGAAATAGAAGATCCTATTTTGCAACAACCACTTAAAGAGACTGATGGAATTAAAGAAGTAAAGGTGAATGAAGAAAGGCAAAGTGCGAGTGTTAAAGTTGCAATCAGTAAACTTGGTGGACAAGAACAATTAGATTTGCAAATGGCTATCGTAAAAGCATTAAAAGAACAAGGTGTCAAAACAGTTGGTTTAAGGTTTGAAGAGTTAGATCCAGAAACAATCGAAAAGTTCAGAGGGAATGGATCTGTATCTGAGTTTGAAAATCTTATCACAAACAACGGAGAACAAGATGTGAAATTTATCGCTGTTGCTAGTGGTAAAGGTGGAGTAGGTAAATCAACAGTGACAGTTAACTTAGCTGTTCAACTGGCAAGGTTAGGTTATAAAGTCGGTGTGATTGATGCTGATATTTATGGATTTAGTGTTCCTGATATGATGGGGATTTCAGAACGACCTGATATAGATGGTGAAAAAATCATACCAGTAGAGAGGCATGGTGTGAAAGTTATTAGTATGAGTTTCTTTGTTGAAGAGAACACTCCAGTCATTTGGAGAGGACCAATGCTAGGGAACATGATTAATAACTTTTTCGTTGAAGTTGAATGGGGAGAGCTGGATTATTTACTATTAGACCTGCCACCTGGTACAGGAGATGTAGCACTGGATATCCATCAAATGTTACCAACATCTGAAGAAATTATTGTGACAACACCGCATCCAACAGCAGCATTTGTTGCTGCGCGTGCAGGGGCAATGGCAATGCATACCGATCATAATATTCTTGGTGTTATTGAAAATATGAGCTATTTCCAAAGTTCAGAGTCTCACCAAAAAGAGTATATCTTTGGAAAAGGTGGAGGTTCAAAACTTGCAACTGAGTTAAAAACGGATTTAATCGGTCAAATTCCATTAGGTCAACCGACATGGAAAGAGGAAGATTTTTCACCGTCCATTTACCAAGATAGTGATGAGATTGGACAAATTTATAAAGCTATTGCGAGACAAGTCATCGATAAAACTCAAGCAGGAGAATAG
- a CDS encoding MDR family MFS transporter codes for MSDKRRRLIVSILLVSAFVAILNQTLLNVALPEIMESLGVNATKAQWLMTGFMLVNGIMIPTTAFLMDKFSTRFLFVFAMGMFSVGTIIAAFAPVFEVLLLARIIQAMGAGIIMPLMQYVLFSVYPPERRGSAMGLAGLVISFAPAIGPSMAGFLVDEYTWRSPFYIIIPISLTSLVFGYLKLEDVSDKDEVYLDILSIIMSTIGFGSILYGFSMAGTLGIQSVTVIISILLGVIVLALFFIRQLKLEHPFLNVRVLKYPLFFITTLAGMICMMSMIGPQLLLPMYIQDIRGYSALHSGLVLLPGAILMGLMSVVTGRLYDKYGAKWLSLIGFSLIVLTSIMLGMLSESTSYYYVMVMYTVRAFAVAMVNMPIATAGLNSLPRVLISHGTAVANALRTVAGSIGTALLVTIMSLVALNEQQAGTHMKHSMIVGIDYAFYTAAIIAFIGLVLSWFIKNEKPNLN; via the coding sequence ATGAGCGATAAACGACGGCGATTAATTGTCTCTATATTATTAGTCAGTGCATTTGTAGCGATATTAAATCAAACATTACTGAATGTAGCTTTACCTGAGATTATGGAAAGCTTAGGTGTAAATGCAACAAAAGCGCAATGGTTGATGACGGGATTTATGTTGGTAAATGGAATTATGATACCGACAACTGCATTTTTAATGGATAAATTCTCCACGAGGTTTCTTTTTGTTTTTGCTATGGGTATGTTTTCGGTTGGAACGATTATTGCAGCATTTGCTCCAGTTTTCGAGGTTTTACTTTTGGCGCGAATTATTCAGGCGATGGGTGCGGGTATTATTATGCCGTTAATGCAGTATGTATTGTTTAGCGTCTATCCTCCTGAGAGGAGGGGGAGTGCTATGGGGCTTGCTGGTCTAGTCATTAGTTTTGCGCCAGCAATTGGACCTTCAATGGCTGGCTTTTTGGTCGATGAGTATACATGGAGGTCTCCGTTTTACATTATTATACCTATTTCATTAACCTCCTTAGTGTTTGGTTACTTGAAGCTCGAAGATGTTAGCGATAAAGATGAAGTTTATCTTGATATACTAAGTATTATAATGAGTACGATTGGCTTTGGAAGTATTCTCTATGGGTTTAGTATGGCAGGAACCCTAGGGATACAATCTGTAACAGTAATTATTTCAATTTTATTAGGTGTTATTGTATTGGCGTTATTCTTTATTAGACAATTAAAATTGGAACATCCCTTTTTAAATGTGAGAGTTTTAAAGTATCCTCTATTCTTTATTACAACGCTTGCTGGAATGATCTGTATGATGAGTATGATCGGTCCACAGCTTTTACTTCCTATGTATATACAAGATATCCGGGGATATAGTGCGTTACATTCGGGATTGGTATTATTACCTGGAGCAATTTTGATGGGCTTAATGTCTGTCGTCACTGGTCGATTATATGATAAATATGGTGCAAAGTGGTTATCGTTGATCGGATTTTCTTTGATCGTCTTAACTTCTATTATGCTTGGAATGTTATCAGAATCGACAAGTTATTATTACGTCATGGTAATGTATACAGTCCGTGCATTTGCAGTTGCTATGGTAAACATGCCAATTGCTACAGCAGGGCTAAATAGTTTACCTAGAGTATTAATTAGTCACGGAACTGCTGTTGCGAATGCGCTTCGTACGGTAGCTGGTTCAATTGGTACTGCGTTATTGGTGACCATTATGTCACTTGTAGCATTAAATGAGCAACAAGCTGGCACTCATATGAAACATTCTATGATTGTAGGAATTGATTATGCATTTTATACGGCAGCAATTATTGCCTTTATCGGTTTGGTTCTATCTTGGTTCATCAAAAATGAAAAGCCAAATTTAAATTAA
- a CDS encoding neutral zinc metallopeptidase, with amino-acid sequence MEWKGREQSGNFEDRRGSSSGRPSMGGKTMLGGGLGGIGLILVIAYVLFTGDTSMIDDMMGGGQSSSGNNQVTHDGSNSENLSEQDKEREEFLRVVLNDTEVIWSDIFKQNNEQYDPTTLVLYTNNVASGCGNASSQMGPFYCPADEKIYIDTSFMDQLSDQFGAKGDFAMAYVLAHEVGHHIQRLTGYTDAVHGKRNSLPEKEYNKYSVALELQADFYAGIYAHYSDEKLGVVEEGDIEEAMNAAHAVGDDTIQEKHMGEADPDSFTHGTSEQRMKWFMKGYKTGDISQGDVFKAHDLKL; translated from the coding sequence GTGGAATGGAAAGGCAGAGAACAGAGTGGGAACTTTGAAGACCGTCGTGGCTCAAGTTCGGGTAGACCATCAATGGGTGGTAAAACGATGCTTGGTGGTGGTTTAGGAGGAATCGGATTAATTTTAGTCATTGCCTATGTGTTATTTACTGGAGATACGAGTATGATTGATGACATGATGGGTGGTGGACAGTCTTCATCTGGAAATAATCAAGTGACTCATGATGGAAGTAATTCTGAGAATCTTTCAGAACAAGATAAAGAGCGTGAAGAATTTCTCAGAGTCGTATTAAATGATACAGAAGTCATTTGGAGTGATATTTTTAAGCAAAACAATGAACAATATGACCCAACCACTTTAGTTCTTTACACAAATAATGTTGCCTCAGGTTGTGGTAATGCAAGTAGTCAAATGGGCCCATTTTATTGTCCTGCTGATGAGAAGATATATATTGATACATCCTTTATGGATCAGTTGAGTGACCAATTCGGTGCAAAAGGCGATTTTGCTATGGCCTATGTATTAGCTCATGAAGTAGGGCACCATATACAGAGGTTAACGGGTTATACAGATGCGGTTCATGGTAAACGTAATTCATTGCCTGAAAAAGAGTATAATAAGTACTCGGTCGCATTGGAACTTCAAGCAGATTTTTACGCAGGCATATACGCACATTATTCTGATGAAAAATTGGGTGTTGTCGAAGAGGGAGACATTGAAGAAGCGATGAATGCAGCGCATGCCGTTGGTGATGATACGATTCAAGAGAAGCATATGGGTGAAGCAGATCCTGACAGTTTTACACATGGTACTTCTGAACAACGTATGAAGTGGTTTATGAAAGGTTATAAAACAGGTGATATATCACAAGGTGATGTATTTAAAGCGCACGACTTGAAATTATAA
- the proC gene encoding pyrroline-5-carboxylate reductase: MKIVFYGSGNMASAIFRGMLDNKIVSPEEIYLTSKDNKERVEALHDELNVNYSYDDEELCRDTDYLVLASKPQNFPDVADRIRPYLEPKTKIVSIMAGTQIKTISRELKLDNPVARIMPNTNAQVQHSVNGITYSSNFTAKDELIEIMESFGKAVEIEEIEMHAITAATGSGSAFLYYIYEKYAECVMELGFTEEQAMFLTRNLVIGTGKMISDSDESFSELRRKITSKQGTTEAGLLALDETNIKENLMATLQAAHDRSEELAKE, translated from the coding sequence ATGAAAATCGTATTTTATGGTTCGGGAAATATGGCAAGTGCAATTTTTAGAGGGATGCTTGATAATAAAATTGTTAGCCCAGAGGAGATTTACTTAACGAGTAAGGATAATAAAGAACGCGTAGAAGCATTGCATGATGAGTTAAATGTTAATTACTCATATGACGATGAAGAACTATGTCGTGATACAGATTATTTAGTACTAGCATCAAAACCTCAAAATTTCCCAGATGTCGCTGATCGAATTAGACCATATTTAGAACCTAAAACTAAAATCGTTTCGATTATGGCTGGTACACAAATAAAAACGATTTCAAGAGAATTAAAATTAGATAATCCGGTGGCTAGGATTATGCCGAATACGAATGCTCAAGTTCAACATTCGGTGAATGGGATAACGTATTCAAGTAATTTTACAGCAAAAGACGAACTCATTGAAATTATGGAATCATTTGGAAAAGCGGTTGAAATTGAAGAAATTGAAATGCATGCCATTACAGCAGCGACTGGTTCTGGATCTGCATTTTTATATTACATTTATGAAAAGTATGCGGAATGTGTTATGGAACTTGGTTTTACTGAGGAACAAGCAATGTTTTTAACACGTAATTTAGTGATTGGTACTGGAAAGATGATATCTGATAGCGATGAATCATTTAGTGAATTACGTCGTAAAATCACATCAAAGCAAGGAACAACAGAAGCTGGCCTTTTAGCACTTGATGAAACAAATATTAAAGAAAATTTAATGGCAACATTGCAAGCGGCACATGACCGTTCAGAAGAATTGGCGAAAGAATAG
- the trhA gene encoding PAQR family membrane homeostasis protein TrhA, translated as MKVKEEINWVQDLKEVIVLSFGEELGNSVSHGVAAVALIISLPYVGIKTYLDGGTTYATVASIFVVSLILMYLGSTIYHIMAHNTLHKAVMRKIDHSMIFVAIAGSYTPIAFMALDDPWSYITVIVQWLIAVYGIVYKSIVTKGSHKLSLLIYLTMGWMAIFLMPMIIMNTSLIFVLFIVLGGLGYTIGAIFYAQKKPWFHFIWHLFIVFASICHFIAIVFYL; from the coding sequence ATGAAAGTGAAAGAAGAAATAAACTGGGTACAAGATTTAAAGGAAGTCATTGTGTTATCATTTGGAGAAGAATTAGGGAATTCAGTTAGCCACGGTGTTGCAGCTGTTGCCTTAATCATTTCACTCCCTTATGTTGGTATAAAAACATATTTAGATGGTGGAACGACTTATGCAACGGTTGCGTCAATATTTGTAGTGAGCTTAATTTTAATGTATTTAGGATCAACTATTTATCATATTATGGCTCATAACACATTACACAAAGCTGTCATGAGAAAAATTGATCATTCGATGATATTTGTGGCGATTGCCGGAAGTTATACACCGATCGCTTTCATGGCGTTAGATGATCCTTGGAGTTATATCACGGTGATAGTTCAATGGCTTATCGCTGTGTATGGGATTGTATATAAATCAATCGTCACGAAAGGTAGTCATAAGTTAAGCTTGTTGATATATTTGACAATGGGATGGATGGCAATATTTTTAATGCCGATGATTATAATGAATACTTCGCTTATATTTGTTTTATTCATTGTGTTAGGTGGATTAGGTTATACCATCGGAGCGATTTTTTATGCTCAAAAAAAACCTTGGTTCCATTTTATATGGCATTTGTTTATTGTATTTGCGTCAATCTGTCATTTTATAGCAATTGTTTTTTATTTATAA
- a CDS encoding UTP--glucose-1-phosphate uridylyltransferase, whose protein sequence is MLENLKGTKHESLINLIKSLDEGLQKQVLNDINAIDLDKVDKMYKEVYVKRDEYLANKKTNYENISFVDKSELSDPERNELYDIGIKAIEEGKVAQLLMAGGQGTRLQHPGPKGTFEFDGLSLFEMQANQLKALNKETATIIPWYIMTSDINHEETIDFFEINNYFDYDKGSIYFFKQDLAPSLSKDGSLLIDEDYHIMETPNGNGGIYHSFDKSGGLDRLIEQGYEYLFLNNIDNVLVKVMDPYLIGLAVKNESDVTSKTIEPLRGESVGRLVSIDGKHEVVEYTELPDGEESEYTNANLGIHVFKLSFLKCANKSDLPYHLAIKKLNFMQLSGEFSKEEALKFEKFYFDIFSQATQFSALRVGRDSEFAPLKNKEGKDSIATARKMLENNGIL, encoded by the coding sequence TTGTTAGAAAATCTTAAAGGAACAAAACATGAGTCTTTGATCAATTTAATAAAAAGTCTAGATGAAGGGCTACAGAAACAAGTTTTAAATGATATTAACGCTATTGATTTAGACAAAGTCGATAAGATGTACAAAGAAGTTTATGTAAAAAGAGATGAATACTTAGCCAATAAAAAAACAAACTATGAAAACATAAGTTTTGTCGATAAAAGTGAGCTGTCGGATCCTGAGCGTAATGAATTATATGATATTGGTATCAAAGCGATAGAAGAAGGTAAAGTTGCGCAGTTATTGATGGCTGGTGGTCAAGGGACTAGATTACAGCATCCAGGTCCAAAAGGAACATTTGAATTCGATGGGTTATCATTATTTGAGATGCAAGCAAATCAGCTAAAAGCTTTGAATAAAGAAACCGCTACCATTATTCCTTGGTATATTATGACGAGTGACATTAACCATGAAGAAACGATTGATTTTTTTGAGATTAATAATTACTTCGACTATGATAAAGGTTCAATTTATTTCTTTAAACAAGATTTGGCACCATCACTCAGTAAAGACGGATCATTGTTAATTGATGAAGACTACCATATTATGGAGACACCGAATGGAAATGGCGGTATATATCATTCATTTGATAAATCGGGTGGATTAGATCGCCTTATCGAACAAGGATATGAATATCTTTTTCTAAATAATATTGATAATGTGCTAGTTAAAGTTATGGATCCTTATTTAATAGGGTTAGCAGTAAAGAATGAAAGTGATGTGACGAGTAAAACCATTGAACCTTTACGTGGTGAAAGTGTAGGCCGACTTGTATCGATTGACGGTAAACATGAAGTCGTTGAATACACTGAATTACCAGATGGTGAGGAAAGTGAATATACGAACGCGAATTTAGGGATTCACGTATTTAAGTTATCATTTTTGAAATGTGCAAATAAATCAGATTTACCATATCATTTGGCAATTAAGAAATTAAACTTTATGCAACTAAGTGGTGAATTTTCTAAGGAAGAAGCTTTGAAATTTGAGAAATTCTATTTTGATATTTTTAGTCAAGCAACTCAATTTAGCGCGTTACGCGTAGGTCGTGATAGTGAGTTCGCACCACTAAAGAATAAGGAAGGTAAAGATAGTATCGCTACGGCAAGAAAAATGCTTGAAAATAATGGTATTTTATAG
- a CDS encoding NUDIX hydrolase — MVNYVQTIREKVGHMPLLLPGSIVIILNNKGQVLLQERADGDQKYGLPGGLMELYESAEETAVREVKEETGLHIYESELNLINVHTGKDWVVKLDNEDVFQPVSIVYYTTKYDGELTIDHNETKSLKFFHRDELPNHMVLSQRKYIEQFNAMIQSGEVTI, encoded by the coding sequence ATGGTAAATTATGTTCAAACTATCCGTGAAAAAGTAGGGCACATGCCGCTATTGCTACCTGGAAGTATTGTCATTATATTAAATAATAAAGGGCAAGTTTTGTTGCAAGAGAGAGCCGATGGAGACCAAAAGTATGGTTTGCCTGGTGGTCTAATGGAATTGTATGAATCTGCTGAAGAGACTGCTGTTCGTGAAGTAAAAGAAGAGACGGGTTTACATATCTATGAGAGCGAACTGAACTTGATTAATGTCCATACAGGTAAGGATTGGGTTGTTAAACTTGATAATGAAGATGTTTTCCAACCTGTTTCAATAGTCTACTATACGACTAAGTACGATGGTGAGCTCACGATCGATCATAATGAAACGAAAAGTTTAAAGTTCTTTCATCGAGATGAGTTACCGAATCATATGGTTCTAAGTCAACGAAAATATATCGAACAATTTAATGCTATGATTCAATCAGGTGAAGTAACGATTTAG